Within the Pelagovum pacificum genome, the region GGGCTGGCGGCGATGTTCGCCGCGCTTCAGTATCTGCCCCTCGCCGACGCGGTCGCCATCGCCTTCGTGATGCCGTTCTTCATCCTGCTGTCGGGCTGGATGTTCCTCGGCGAGGAGGTCGGACCGCACCGGCTGTCGGCCTGCCTTGTCGGGTTCGGCGGCACGCTTCTGGTGATCCAGCCGAACTTCACCGAGGTCGGCTGGCCCGCCTTCCTGCCGCTGATCGTGGCGATTGCCTTCGCTGCCTTCATGCTCACCACGCGCACCATCGCCCGCGAGGTCGACGCGGTGACGATGCAGGGCATTTCCGGACTGATGGCGCTGCCCATCGTCGCGGTCGCCATCCTGCTGCTGCGCCCCGCCCCGGTAGCCGAGATCATCCCGCCGCCACGCGACGTCTGGTGGCTCCTCGCGGCGTTCGGCCTGGTCGGGACCTTCAGCCACTTCTTCATGACGTGGTCTCTGAAGTTCGCACCCGCCTCGACACTGGCGCCGATGCAGTACCTCGAAATTCCGTTCTCCACCTTCTTCGGCTGGCTGATCTTCGGCGATCTGCCGGACGGGCTGGCCGGGCTGGGCATCGTGATCCTGGTAAGCGCCGGCCTCTACATCATCGCGCGGGAGCGGGCCATCGCGGTGCGTCCCGTTCCGCCAGCGCCGCCAGCGTCCTGACGACCTCGCCAAGCGCATCGCGCGCGAGGATCACCAGCATCCCTGGATCGTCCATCGCCAGCGTCACCGGCCCCGTCACTTCGTTCGACGTGCCGATCAGGTCGTCCGGCGTGAAGACCAGCCCGTCCAGCGGCCAGCGGAGCCCGTCGGACCGACCGGTCACGCGGCGCATCGGGAAAAGCGAGAAGACGTCCCGCGCCGGCAGGTCGAGCGTCAGTCGAGGCGGCGCGACGAAGGTCACGTTTTCTTCACCGAGGACGATGCAATAGCGATGCGGATGACGGACGAGCACCGTCATCGCGGCCAGCTCGTGGTCGAGTCGCCCGCCGGTCATGCCCACTGCGATGACGAGCGGTGCCTCGATGGACCGGAGCGCCTTGTCGAAGTCCGTGGTGGACTGTTCCGCGATCCTGTGGATTCGCCCCTCCAGGGCCTGAGACCCCTGTTTCGTAAGGCTGTCCATGTCCCCGATCACCGCTTCGGGCCACAGTCCGGCGGCGAGTGCATGGTCCCCTCCTCCGTCCACCGCCACGACTGTCGGCGCAAACGAAACGGCCGTTTCAAGCTCATTGTCGCGGGCGGGCGCCCCGCCGATCAGGGT harbors:
- a CDS encoding DMT family transporter; protein product: MSADRPLLGILLMLCFCVLAPLGDSMAKLLGGTIPLGELIFFRFAVQGFLLLPLALLLGKSLRLRAKIYRGIFYRTVAHVVGLAAMFAALQYLPLADAVAIAFVMPFFILLSGWMFLGEEVGPHRLSACLVGFGGTLLVIQPNFTEVGWPAFLPLIVAIAFAAFMLTTRTIAREVDAVTMQGISGLMALPIVAVAILLLRPAPVAEIIPPPRDVWWLLAAFGLVGTFSHFFMTWSLKFAPASTLAPMQYLEIPFSTFFGWLIFGDLPDGLAGLGIVILVSAGLYIIARERAIAVRPVPPAPPAS
- a CDS encoding thiamine diphosphokinase, with translation MIDPIVRSPTPVTLIGGAPARDNELETAVSFAPTVVAVDGGGDHALAAGLWPEAVIGDMDSLTKQGSQALEGRIHRIAEQSTTDFDKALRSIEAPLVIAVGMTGGRLDHELAAMTVLVRHPHRYCIVLGEENVTFVAPPRLTLDLPARDVFSLFPMRRVTGRSDGLRWPLDGLVFTPDDLIGTSNEVTGPVTLAMDDPGMLVILARDALGEVVRTLAALAERDAPRWPAPAR